In Treponema primitia ZAS-2, a genomic segment contains:
- a CDS encoding phenylacetate--CoA ligase family protein has translation MIFNPEHECMSTEARKKLQLANLKNLVEKLYTDVPFYRKKMDALGITSRDIHTLEDIEKLPFTTKDDLRENYPRGMLACPKDRIVEVHMSSGTTGKPVVDEYTQKDIDIWREAMARTLAGGGCTKDDIVQNCYGYGLFTGGPGAHYGAMNIGAEVLPMSSGNTARQLMVMQDFGTTMLTCTPSYALYMAEEAAEAGVDLKTLPLNKGCFGAEPWSENMRKEIEARYGMKAYDIYGLTEIIGPGVAFECEAQEGLHVNEDLFYPEIINPETGKHVPRGEKGELVFTTLTKEGTPLLRYRTRDITYFMDEPCSCGRTTVRMHRLFGRTDDMLIIRGVNVFPSQIEHALFGIEGTEPQYLIVVNRGDTHLDEVELQVEVKQEFFSDETKKLEALRTKIEGVMKSKLQIGLKVKLVEPKTIERSIGKAKRVIDNRKI, from the coding sequence ATGATCTTTAACCCTGAACATGAATGTATGAGTACTGAAGCGCGGAAAAAGCTCCAACTGGCCAACCTCAAAAACCTGGTGGAAAAACTCTACACCGATGTGCCTTTTTATCGGAAAAAAATGGATGCCCTGGGCATTACCAGCCGGGACATCCACACCCTGGAGGACATTGAAAAACTGCCCTTCACCACCAAGGACGACCTCCGGGAGAACTATCCCCGGGGCATGCTGGCCTGTCCCAAGGACCGGATCGTGGAGGTCCACATGAGTTCCGGCACTACCGGGAAACCTGTGGTGGACGAGTACACCCAAAAAGACATCGACATCTGGCGGGAGGCCATGGCCCGGACTTTGGCCGGGGGCGGCTGTACCAAGGACGACATAGTCCAGAACTGTTACGGCTACGGCCTCTTTACCGGCGGCCCAGGGGCCCATTACGGGGCTATGAACATAGGCGCGGAAGTACTCCCCATGTCATCGGGGAACACCGCCCGGCAGCTCATGGTCATGCAGGACTTTGGCACCACCATGCTCACCTGCACCCCCTCCTACGCCCTGTACATGGCCGAAGAAGCCGCAGAGGCGGGGGTAGACCTTAAAACACTACCCCTGAACAAGGGCTGTTTCGGGGCTGAGCCCTGGAGCGAAAATATGCGCAAGGAAATTGAAGCCCGCTACGGGATGAAGGCCTACGACATCTACGGGCTCACGGAAATCATCGGCCCCGGGGTGGCCTTCGAGTGCGAGGCCCAGGAGGGTCTCCATGTCAACGAGGACCTCTTCTACCCGGAGATCATCAATCCCGAAACAGGCAAACACGTGCCCCGGGGCGAAAAAGGGGAACTGGTCTTTACCACCCTCACCAAGGAGGGCACTCCCCTGCTCCGGTACCGCACCAGGGACATCACCTACTTCATGGACGAACCCTGTTCCTGCGGCAGGACCACGGTCAGGATGCACCGCCTCTTTGGCCGCACCGACGATATGCTGATCATCCGGGGGGTCAATGTCTTCCCCAGCCAGATCGAGCACGCCCTTTTCGGCATCGAAGGCACGGAACCCCAGTACCTTATCGTAGTGAACCGGGGGGACACCCACCTGGACGAGGTGGAGCTCCAGGTCGAAGTCAAGCAGGAATTTTTCAGCGATGAAACCAAGAAACTTGAAGCCCTACGGACTAAGATTGAAGGGGTGATGAAGTCCAAACTCCAGATTGGCCTGAAGGTCAAACTGGTGGAGCCCAAAACCATCGAACGGTCCATCGGGAAGGCCAAGCGGGTCATCGACAACCGGAAAATATAA
- a CDS encoding nucleotidyltransferase substrate binding protein, whose amino-acid sequence MIDYGKLKKSLTHLILQYRNYTSLAERAGLLEIDREAVAESVIQRFEVCYDCLWKLLKRYLGEQLGIAELPNSPKPLLRIAFENRLFPSIEQWLRYADARTGTAHDYSGDKAGETLKLAGPFINDAIALYQIMAGEPWT is encoded by the coding sequence ATGATTGATTATGGAAAACTGAAAAAATCCCTGACCCACCTGATTCTGCAATACCGGAATTATACCAGCCTTGCGGAAAGGGCAGGGCTTTTGGAAATAGATCGGGAAGCCGTTGCGGAGTCGGTAATTCAGCGTTTCGAAGTATGCTACGATTGTTTGTGGAAACTGTTGAAACGGTACCTGGGGGAACAACTGGGCATTGCGGAACTTCCCAATAGCCCCAAACCCCTGCTGAGGATTGCCTTTGAAAACCGGCTTTTTCCATCGATAGAACAATGGCTGCGCTATGCCGATGCCAGGACCGGTACTGCCCATGATTATTCCGGGGACAAAGCCGGTGAAACCCTGAAACTGGCTGGTCCTTTTATCAATGACGCTATCGCCCTCTACCAGATAATGGCCGGTGAACCATGGACCTGA
- a CDS encoding GLUG motif-containing protein: MINSKKKAGKGAGKFLRNRDEKGAPTLVGRLLFRLGVSAMPKLQLWALGFVLALAGCAVPVSAPVGGPQGAPAGGGLGTVRVEVSGLGPGPGVSAAPKLQADPQGPQRTVYPTPPDTGDLTYTYTWTDITGSGSTVVKVDQDSFGNFILAVGSYTLDVKAYVGDEDDAKLVGTGVGKIDDDTTAIEVGDGDDLTVTVALKPVDGTGAETGTGTLDYTISYPATTTDLTLTLRNLGGETAPALSVGTDTDGTVTYAGTGVTVPAGYYDLTVRLADATGRTAGKNDVVHVYSNMKTTIPPADWTFTDDDFAALLVEAAAVTGLVAPATGEATGEARLPVGAHYGFAATAGFTWQVQTGPGIWADFSDAAFKPRATYRAVITLTAESGYKFSGDITPTVNEGSFPVDWAVSAGTIGGGNTAMNTLRFTVIFPATSGGMAKPDPKWDIPEPHTFAITSDSTTTPLIVKPSKNLTLTLTGSGYGDNIQWTVNGSPVEADASTGRAVYTFKSTGRSLGIYTVGVRAKKNDHWYENRVKVSVTNANLAFLGDYTGGITAVVEGDLLKSITTDAGIILIGRKATDTVTLKLNSSGNLQFRDGVDSSIPIPIGSYAEFQLIRTRVGIGNNYKQEVDLDLMGQEWTPVGDNGNRFEGTFDGDSKTISNLDINKSDSDYQGLFGFVYSGTVKNVRIASGSVTGRENVGGVAGYNQGTITACTNTGSVSGSNYVGGVVGHNYSSSSVTACSNTGPVSGTGENVGGVVGYIEGGSVTACSNIGPVTGRDNVGGVAGVNTYRSVMGTKVAGSVTACYSTGSVTGTGENAGGVVGRNREPLTACYSTGSVSGNKNVGGVAGYNASGTITACYSTGVVKGTTDYVGGVVGYNDVGTITACYSTGSVSGNTYVGGVAGYNYGRAFIIACYWATYTGDGVGGSGGPYDTSGTETGGTTKFGTGWPTIGTNTEWGTGDGSGSGKYWKNLGNSGTLLYPKLYWE; the protein is encoded by the coding sequence ATGATAAATAGTAAAAAGAAAGCTGGAAAAGGCGCTGGCAAGTTCCTTCGGAACAGGGACGAAAAAGGCGCCCCGACCTTGGTCGGCAGGCTCCTTTTTCGTCTTGGAGTTTCGGCTATGCCGAAACTCCAGCTCTGGGCGCTGGGCTTCGTGCTGGCCCTGGCCGGGTGTGCGGTCCCGGTGTCTGCCCCGGTGGGGGGCCCGCAAGGGGCCCCTGCGGGCGGCGGCCTGGGCACGGTGCGGGTGGAAGTCTCCGGCCTTGGGCCTGGGCCTGGAGTTTCGGCGGCGCCGAAACTCCAAGCGGACCCGCAGGGTCCGCAGCGGACTGTGTACCCGACGCCGCCTGATACGGGGGATCTTACCTATACCTATACTTGGACGGATATAACGGGGAGCGGGTCCACGGTGGTGAAAGTGGACCAGGACAGCTTCGGGAACTTCATCCTGGCGGTGGGGTCCTACACCCTGGACGTGAAGGCGTATGTTGGCGATGAGGACGACGCTAAGCTGGTGGGGACCGGGGTCGGGAAGATCGACGACGACACCACCGCCATCGAGGTGGGCGATGGCGACGACCTCACCGTCACAGTGGCGCTGAAACCGGTGGACGGGACCGGGGCTGAGACCGGGACCGGAACGCTGGACTATACCATCAGCTACCCGGCGACGACCACGGACCTCACCCTGACCCTGCGGAATCTGGGGGGCGAGACTGCGCCTGCTTTGAGCGTCGGTACCGACACCGACGGCACGGTGACCTATGCGGGAACCGGCGTGACGGTGCCTGCGGGGTACTACGACCTAACGGTGCGGCTGGCGGACGCCACGGGGCGGACTGCGGGGAAAAATGACGTGGTCCATGTGTATTCGAATATGAAAACCACCATCCCGCCGGCGGACTGGACCTTTACCGACGACGACTTTGCGGCGCTGCTGGTGGAAGCCGCCGCAGTCACCGGCCTGGTGGCCCCCGCCACCGGGGAGGCCACGGGGGAGGCCCGTCTCCCCGTCGGAGCGCACTACGGCTTCGCGGCCACAGCGGGCTTTACCTGGCAGGTGCAAACCGGCCCCGGTATCTGGGCCGACTTCTCCGACGCCGCGTTCAAGCCCAGGGCCACCTACCGGGCGGTCATCACCCTGACGGCCGAAAGCGGCTACAAGTTCTCAGGCGACATCACCCCCACGGTGAACGAGGGGTCCTTCCCCGTCGACTGGGCCGTGAGCGCAGGGACCATTGGCGGCGGCAACACCGCCATGAACACCCTGCGCTTCACCGTCATCTTCCCGGCAACCTCAGGCGGCATGGCGAAGCCTGATCCCAAATGGGACATCCCGGAGCCCCACACCTTCGCCATCACTAGCGATTCGACGACCACCCCACTGATAGTGAAGCCGAGCAAGAACCTCACCCTCACCCTGACCGGGAGCGGCTATGGCGACAACATCCAGTGGACGGTGAACGGGAGCCCCGTGGAGGCAGACGCCTCCACCGGCAGGGCCGTCTATACCTTCAAGAGCACCGGCCGGAGCCTGGGGATCTACACCGTGGGCGTGCGGGCCAAGAAGAACGATCACTGGTACGAGAACCGGGTCAAGGTATCGGTCACCAATGCGAACCTGGCTTTTCTGGGCGACTATACAGGAGGCATCACCGCTGTTGTGGAGGGCGACCTCCTCAAAAGCATCACCACCGATGCCGGCATAATCCTCATCGGCCGCAAGGCGACAGATACCGTTACCCTGAAGCTGAACTCAAGCGGCAATCTCCAGTTCCGGGATGGCGTGGACAGCAGCATCCCCATCCCCATCGGCAGCTATGCGGAGTTCCAGTTGATTAGGACCCGGGTTGGCATTGGCAACAACTACAAGCAGGAAGTGGACCTGGACCTGATGGGCCAGGAATGGACGCCGGTGGGCGATAACGGCAATAGATTTGAAGGGACCTTCGACGGTGACAGCAAGACTATCAGCAACCTGGATATAAACAAATCCGATTCAGATTACCAGGGACTGTTTGGCTTCGTCTACAGCGGTACGGTGAAGAATGTGCGTATAGCGAGTGGTTCCGTTACTGGCAGAGAGAATGTTGGCGGCGTGGCGGGGTATAATCAAGGCACCATCACCGCATGTACTAACACCGGCTCTGTTTCCGGCAGCAACTATGTCGGCGGCGTGGTGGGGCACAACTACTCCTCCAGCAGCGTCACCGCCTGCTCCAACACCGGCCCCGTTTCCGGCACTGGCGAAAATGTCGGCGGCGTGGTGGGGTACATCGAAGGCGGCAGCGTCACCGCTTGCTCCAACATCGGCCCCGTTACTGGCAGAGATAATGTCGGCGGCGTGGCGGGGGTAAACACATACAGATCCGTGATGGGGACCAAAGTAGCCGGCAGCGTCACCGCCTGCTACAGCACCGGCTCCGTTACCGGCACTGGCGAAAATGCCGGCGGCGTGGTGGGGCGGAACAGAGAGCCCCTCACCGCCTGCTACAGCACCGGCAGCGTTTCCGGCAACAAGAATGTCGGCGGCGTGGCGGGGTACAACGCCAGCGGCACCATCACCGCCTGCTACAGCACCGGCGTCGTTAAGGGCACCACCGACTATGTCGGCGGCGTGGTGGGGTACAACGACGTCGGCACCATCACCGCCTGCTACAGCACCGGCAGCGTTTCCGGCAACACGTATGTCGGCGGCGTGGCGGGGTACAACTACGGCAGAGCCTTCATCATCGCCTGCTACTGGGCGACCTATACCGGCGACGGCGTTGGCGGCAGCGGCGGCCCCTACGACACCTCCGGCACTGAGACCGGCGGCACCACGAAGTTCGGTACCGGATGGCCCACCATCGGCACCAACACCGAATGGGGCACTGGCGACGGCAGCGGCAGCGGCAAATACTGGAAGAACCTGGGCAACAGCGGCACCCTGCTGTATCCCAAGCTCTATTGGGAGTAA
- a CDS encoding glycogen synthase → MKILMASSEAVPYAKTGGLADAVSALSITLAKLGHEVKLVIPRYYGIDRGALTLIPEAMGVPVGGGEEWCAVYTTDLEGSPKKNPVTVYFIDHEKFFGRDGIYGTPSEPDFLDNPRRFTFFSRSVFQLCRKIDWYPEVLHAHDWPAAMVPVFLKFGERREGFAKTVSVLTIHNLGYQGIYSKDNYWYTRLGWNEFYTAGFEDWSMMNLLKAGIYSADKLNTVSPNYAEETKTSAQGFRLDGALRYRAADYTGILNGIDSQLWNPKTDTLLPAKYNPKDMSGKAKNKEALQKEYGLHPDPKLPIIGMITRLTGQKGVGALFGPAYGSAFSICRDMNLQFVLLGSGEAWCENELQSLSGRLSNFKARIGYSEDISHLIEAGADFFLMPSQYEPCGLNQMYSLAYGTVPIVRSTGGLADTVSNFHEETGEGTGFMFNDLTPSAIYNTVGWAVWAYYNRRPQIEAMRLRGMQQDFSWEKSAKKYLDMYESALTPSTK, encoded by the coding sequence ATGAAGATTTTAATGGCCTCCAGTGAAGCCGTGCCCTATGCCAAAACCGGCGGCCTTGCGGATGCCGTTTCCGCCTTGTCCATAACCCTGGCAAAACTGGGTCACGAAGTTAAATTGGTTATACCCCGGTACTACGGCATAGACCGGGGGGCGCTTACCTTGATTCCTGAAGCCATGGGCGTGCCCGTGGGGGGCGGCGAGGAATGGTGCGCTGTTTATACCACTGACCTGGAGGGTTCGCCAAAAAAGAACCCTGTGACGGTGTACTTTATCGACCATGAAAAATTCTTTGGCCGGGACGGCATCTACGGAACCCCTTCTGAGCCTGACTTCCTGGACAACCCCCGGCGCTTCACTTTTTTCAGCCGTTCCGTATTCCAGCTTTGCCGCAAAATCGACTGGTATCCGGAGGTGCTCCATGCCCACGATTGGCCGGCTGCCATGGTTCCGGTATTCCTGAAATTTGGGGAGCGCCGGGAGGGTTTTGCCAAAACCGTATCGGTTCTGACCATCCACAACCTGGGCTACCAGGGTATCTACAGCAAGGACAACTACTGGTATACCCGGCTTGGGTGGAACGAATTCTACACCGCCGGCTTTGAGGACTGGAGCATGATGAACCTCCTCAAGGCGGGGATCTATTCGGCGGATAAACTCAATACGGTTTCCCCCAACTATGCGGAAGAAACCAAGACCAGCGCCCAGGGTTTCCGCCTGGACGGGGCGCTCCGTTACCGCGCCGCTGACTATACGGGCATACTCAACGGCATCGACTCCCAGCTCTGGAACCCTAAAACTGACACCCTCCTCCCGGCAAAGTACAACCCCAAGGATATGAGCGGGAAAGCCAAAAACAAAGAGGCCCTTCAGAAAGAATATGGCCTCCACCCTGATCCAAAACTGCCCATCATCGGCATGATTACCCGCCTGACCGGTCAGAAAGGGGTGGGCGCCCTCTTCGGCCCCGCCTACGGTTCCGCCTTTTCCATCTGCCGGGACATGAACCTCCAGTTCGTGCTCCTGGGCTCAGGCGAAGCCTGGTGTGAAAACGAACTCCAAAGCCTTTCCGGCCGGCTCTCCAACTTCAAGGCCCGCATCGGCTACAGCGAAGATATCAGCCACCTCATCGAAGCCGGGGCGGACTTCTTCCTCATGCCCAGCCAGTACGAACCCTGCGGACTTAACCAGATGTACTCCCTGGCCTACGGCACCGTCCCCATCGTGCGAAGCACCGGTGGCCTGGCGGACACGGTAAGCAACTTCCACGAGGAAACCGGAGAAGGCACGGGCTTCATGTTCAACGATCTGACCCCCTCGGCGATCTACAACACCGTGGGCTGGGCGGTCTGGGCCTACTACAACCGCCGTCCCCAAATCGAAGCCATGCGCCTGCGGGGGATGCAGCAGGATTTCTCCTGGGAAAAGTCGGCTAAGAAGTATCTTGATATGTATGAAAGCGCTTTGACGCCCTCTACCAAATAA
- a CDS encoding nucleotidyltransferase family protein, with translation MQQKDRDLLSALVGEFLPHTAVWVFGSRIKGTSLPYSDLDLVVFTNPEQQQQVSLLKEALEESNLPFRVDVLEWNAIPESFKETIKTKYAVIA, from the coding sequence ATGCAGCAAAAGGATCGGGACCTTTTGTCGGCCCTGGTCGGTGAATTTCTGCCCCATACGGCCGTGTGGGTTTTTGGTTCCCGGATTAAGGGTACATCCCTCCCCTACTCGGATCTTGATTTAGTTGTTTTTACTAATCCTGAACAGCAGCAGCAAGTTTCCTTGCTAAAAGAAGCCCTGGAGGAATCAAATTTACCCTTCAGGGTGGATGTACTTGAATGGAACGCCATACCTGAGAGTTTCAAAGAAACCATTAAAACTAAGTACGCGGTTATCGCTTAA
- a CDS encoding GLUG motif-containing protein, protein MSKIVKGFMPVFPAFGALLAALALSCANPASPPPQAPGGTAQVRFAPGFGSSAQASPALRSSPALQAGPGRTVFPSAPAPAGLFPAYTFTKGGESKTPAADGDGVYTLETGDWAVTAKAYLDADHEQLVGESIATPFTVSAEAGVQNIPILLRPIADSGQGAIDYAISYPATATLVALTLAKAGGGTAPDLSPYTDDGAGQRTHGAPNLPAPAGYYDLTVRLVDSLGRTAGKNDVVHVYQNMKTTIPAADWTFTDADFTALLVETAAVTNLVAPVTGKAPAILSSLSVAGGAHYTVTGLTWKLRSGSSPTYTWTDFSGNFVLATYRAAITLKADSGYKFSATPTVNTTSGGTVGDVTLSGDTAENTLTFTVSFPATSGDIAKVEPEWDIPKPQTLAINKSRDTDWISAAGTLTLTLTGSGYSDIQWTVNGSPVAADDPAYIFKGAGRSLGTYTVGVQAKTTDGRWYENWVTITVFVIEAKLVLEGDYLGGITAVVEDGLLKSITPTGKDPILIGRKADEPVTLNLGADGKLQFRTAVSGSIPIGSYGEFQLIRTASGGLSGKYKQEADLDLMGIPPASKGSAWSGQQWTAIGASSSAAQFKGTFDGGGKAISNLFISNTSADDQGLFGYVGQNGTVQNVHIASGSVTGRNRVGGVAGENRGAIIDCSNSGDVTGTNSNNGVGGVVGTGLEFSTITACSNTGNVTGTGTYYSISVGGVVGYLDQGVTVTACYNTGDVICTTPSPNVGGVVGRNWNTNVTACYNIGAVVASGSNVGAVVGNKNSGSTTACYWIERTDVTGSTSSDGGGTKFGEGDAWPSNDASAQWAIGNHDGTSGNYWKSLGGWNSGRPVYPKLWWEK, encoded by the coding sequence ATGAGCAAGATAGTGAAAGGTTTTATGCCGGTTTTCCCGGCCTTTGGGGCGCTTCTGGCCGCCTTGGCCCTCTCGTGCGCCAACCCGGCGTCGCCGCCGCCGCAGGCCCCGGGGGGGACGGCGCAGGTGCGCTTTGCCCCGGGCTTTGGCAGCAGCGCCCAGGCCTCGCCGGCGCTCCGCTCTTCCCCGGCCCTGCAGGCCGGGCCCGGGCGGACCGTCTTTCCCTCAGCGCCGGCACCGGCGGGGCTTTTCCCGGCGTATACCTTTACCAAGGGCGGCGAAAGCAAGACCCCCGCAGCAGACGGGGACGGCGTGTATACCCTGGAAACCGGGGACTGGGCGGTGACCGCAAAGGCCTACCTCGACGCGGATCATGAACAGCTGGTGGGAGAGAGCATCGCCACACCCTTTACGGTTAGCGCTGAAGCCGGGGTTCAGAACATACCCATCCTCCTCCGCCCCATAGCGGACAGCGGGCAAGGCGCCATCGACTATGCCATCAGCTACCCGGCAACGGCGACCCTTGTTGCACTCACCCTGGCAAAGGCGGGGGGCGGGACTGCGCCTGATTTGAGCCCCTATACCGATGACGGCGCCGGCCAGCGGACCCATGGGGCGCCCAACCTGCCGGCGCCTGCGGGGTACTACGACCTGACCGTGCGGCTTGTGGACAGCCTGGGGCGCACTGCGGGGAAAAATGACGTGGTCCATGTGTATCAGAATATGAAAACCACCATCCCGGCAGCGGACTGGACCTTTACCGACGCCGACTTTACGGCGCTGCTGGTGGAAACCGCCGCAGTCACCAACCTTGTGGCCCCCGTCACGGGGAAGGCTCCGGCGATACTCAGCAGCCTGAGCGTCGCTGGCGGCGCCCACTACACGGTGACGGGCCTCACCTGGAAGCTGCGCTCCGGGAGCAGCCCCACCTATACCTGGACCGACTTCTCCGGCAACTTCGTCCTGGCCACCTACCGGGCGGCCATCACCCTGAAGGCCGATAGCGGCTACAAGTTCTCCGCCACCCCCACGGTGAACACCACCTCCGGCGGGACCGTGGGCGACGTGACCCTGAGCGGCGACACCGCCGAAAACACCCTCACCTTCACCGTCAGCTTCCCGGCAACCTCAGGCGACATAGCGAAGGTTGAGCCCGAATGGGACATCCCGAAACCCCAGACCCTGGCCATCAACAAAAGCCGCGACACCGACTGGATAAGCGCCGCCGGGACCCTCACCCTCACCCTGACCGGGAGCGGCTACAGCGACATCCAGTGGACGGTGAACGGGAGTCCCGTGGCCGCAGACGACCCCGCCTACATCTTCAAGGGCGCAGGCCGGAGCCTGGGGACCTATACCGTAGGTGTGCAGGCCAAAACAACAGACGGCCGTTGGTACGAGAATTGGGTCACGATCACGGTCTTTGTCATCGAGGCAAAGCTGGTTCTTGAGGGCGACTACCTGGGAGGCATCACCGCTGTTGTGGAGGACGGCCTCCTCAAAAGCATCACCCCCACGGGGAAAGACCCCATCCTCATTGGCCGCAAGGCGGATGAGCCGGTTACCCTGAATCTGGGCGCGGACGGCAAACTCCAGTTCCGGACTGCCGTGAGTGGCAGTATCCCCATCGGCAGCTATGGGGAGTTCCAGTTGATTAGGACTGCGTCCGGCGGTCTGTCTGGCAAGTACAAGCAGGAAGCGGACCTGGACCTGATGGGCATTCCTCCAGCCAGCAAGGGCAGCGCATGGTCCGGCCAGCAATGGACGGCGATAGGCGCCAGCAGCAGCGCCGCCCAATTTAAGGGGACCTTCGACGGCGGCGGCAAGGCTATCAGCAACCTGTTTATAAGCAACACCTCTGCTGATGACCAGGGGCTGTTCGGGTATGTGGGCCAAAACGGCACGGTGCAGAATGTGCATATAGCGAGCGGTTCCGTTACCGGCAGGAACAGGGTCGGCGGCGTGGCGGGGGAAAACCGTGGCGCCATCATCGACTGCTCCAACAGCGGCGACGTTACCGGCACCAACAGCAATAACGGTGTCGGCGGCGTGGTGGGAACTGGCTTAGAATTCAGCACCATCACCGCCTGCTCCAACACCGGCAACGTTACCGGCACCGGCACCTATTACAGCATCAGTGTCGGCGGCGTGGTGGGGTATTTGGACCAAGGTGTCACGGTCACCGCCTGCTACAACACCGGCGACGTTATCTGCACCACCCCCAGCCCCAATGTCGGCGGCGTGGTGGGGCGGAACTGGAACACCAACGTCACCGCCTGCTACAACATCGGCGCCGTCGTTGCAAGCGGCAGCAATGTCGGCGCCGTGGTGGGGAATAAAAACAGCGGCAGCACCACCGCCTGCTACTGGATAGAAAGAACCGATGTTACCGGAAGTACTAGCAGCGACGGCGGCGGCACGAAGTTCGGCGAGGGCGACGCATGGCCCAGCAACGACGCCAGTGCCCAATGGGCCATCGGCAACCACGACGGCACCAGCGGCAACTACTGGAAGAGCCTGGGTGGCTGGAACAGCGGCAGGCCGGTGTATCCCAAGCTCTGGTGGGAGAAGTAA
- a CDS encoding ABC transporter ATP-binding protein, with protein MSNPEPLIKVQNLVKEFAIRRSLSPPLKLRAVNDVSFSIAPGETFGLVGESGCGKSTLGRTIMRLYDASSGTVSFSGANITALSGKALAPYQRRMQMIFQDPYSSLNPSMLVRDIIAEPLLLKSRLSKHECDEQIQDILVKVGMSPEDLRKYPHEFSGGQRQRISIARALIVQPEFVLCDEPISALDVSIQAQVVNLLEDLQQETGLTYLFVAHDLSMVRYISHRIGVMYMGELVEVSTARDIYQNPLHPYTRSLLAAIPIPNPRRARESPWKALEGEIPGSTEKIQGCAFASRCPEAAPACRQEHPVLRDTGDGHQVACLWV; from the coding sequence CCCCCCTCTGAAGCTGCGGGCGGTAAACGACGTTAGTTTTTCTATCGCCCCGGGGGAGACCTTCGGCCTGGTGGGAGAATCGGGCTGCGGCAAATCCACCCTAGGCCGGACCATCATGCGGCTCTACGACGCTTCCTCCGGCACGGTCAGTTTTTCCGGCGCCAACATCACCGCTCTTTCCGGGAAAGCCCTGGCGCCCTATCAGCGGCGTATGCAGATGATCTTTCAGGACCCCTACTCGTCCCTCAACCCTTCGATGCTGGTGCGGGATATTATCGCAGAACCACTGCTCCTTAAAAGCCGCCTTTCAAAACACGAATGTGACGAACAGATTCAGGATATATTGGTTAAGGTGGGAATGTCCCCAGAGGATCTCCGCAAGTACCCCCATGAATTCTCCGGTGGCCAGCGCCAGCGCATCAGCATCGCCCGGGCGCTGATCGTTCAGCCGGAATTTGTGCTCTGCGACGAGCCCATCAGTGCCCTGGATGTGTCCATTCAAGCCCAGGTAGTAAATCTGCTGGAGGACCTTCAGCAGGAAACTGGCCTGACCTATCTTTTTGTAGCCCACGATCTTTCCATGGTACGCTACATTTCCCACAGGATTGGGGTAATGTACATGGGGGAACTTGTGGAGGTCTCCACCGCCCGGGATATTTATCAAAACCCCCTGCATCCCTACACCCGATCCCTGCTGGCGGCGATCCCCATCCCAAACCCCAGACGCGCCCGGGAATCTCCCTGGAAGGCCCTGGAGGGGGAGATACCAGGGTCAACAGAAAAAATCCAGGGCTGCGCCTTCGCATCCCGCTGTCCCGAGGCAGCTCCCGCTTGCAGGCAGGAACACCCAGTGCTTCGGGATACCGGGGACGGGCACCAGGTGGCCTGTCTGTGGGTTTGA
- a CDS encoding ACT domain-containing protein → MQIKQISVFLENNAGRLADVTKVLAEAAINIRAISIADTADFGILRLIVDKSDAAISALNKAAFTTRLTDVVAVEIGDTPGCLAKVMELFQKSKVNIEYLYASLEGKVGKAVVIFKLENLEQGLKIITDNGLSMVDKF, encoded by the coding sequence ATGCAAATAAAACAAATATCCGTATTCCTGGAAAACAATGCCGGCCGGCTGGCAGATGTGACCAAGGTTCTGGCAGAAGCTGCCATCAATATCCGGGCCATAAGCATCGCGGATACCGCTGATTTCGGCATACTCAGGCTCATCGTGGATAAAAGCGACGCAGCCATCAGCGCCCTGAACAAGGCCGCCTTTACCACCCGGCTGACCGATGTGGTGGCCGTGGAAATCGGGGATACCCCAGGATGCCTTGCCAAGGTGATGGAGCTTTTCCAGAAATCCAAGGTTAATATCGAATACCTCTACGCCTCCCTGGAAGGGAAAGTCGGCAAGGCGGTGGTGATCTTTAAATTGGAGAACCTTGAACAGGGTTTGAAGATTATTACGGATAATGGACTCTCAATGGTTGATAAATTCTGA